In Calonectris borealis chromosome 10, bCalBor7.hap1.2, whole genome shotgun sequence, a single genomic region encodes these proteins:
- the C10H3orf18 gene encoding LOW QUALITY PROTEIN: uncharacterized protein C3orf18 homolog (The sequence of the model RefSeq protein was modified relative to this genomic sequence to represent the inferred CDS: deleted 1 base in 1 codon) → MGEDNSLAKEETKSGRMSYSSPSVPDLYHSTTTTAKPDPGTTLDVTVPETATISPETTSFNTTKIPDVASTGPGMSTMLLSFGIITVIGLAVAMVLYIRKRKRLEKLRHQLMPMYNFDPTEEQDELEQELLEHGRDAASSQASQSKTLPMPSMHEQYLPLLWDHAETGEDEAEKPVTSCKHGRSTEPTWLPRWFVLQMGTSTGNCRHFGKQTLCDGNGDFLVRLLPLKGPELQFLGCC, encoded by the exons ATGGGTGAGGACAACAGCTTGGCAAAAGAAGAGACCAAGAGC GGCAGGATGAGTTACAGCTCACCCTCTGTGCCTGACTTGTATcacagcaccaccaccacggCCAAGCCAGACCCAGGGACAACACTGGATGTGACTGTACCAGAAACAGCTACCATAAGCCCTGAGACTACCAGTTTCAACACCACCAAAATCCCAGATGTGGCCAGCACTGGACCCGGCATGAGCACAATGCTGCTGTCCTTTGGGATCATTACTGTGATTGGGTTGGCTGTAGCTATG gtTCTGTATatcaggaagaggaagag gttggagaagctacggcaCCAGCTTATGCCCATGTACAACTTTGATCCCACCGAGGAACAGGATGaactggagcaggagctgctggaacaTGGGCGAGATGCAGCATCTTCCCAGGCATCGCAGAGCAAG ACGTTGCCAATGCCATCAATGCATGAACAATACCTGCCCCTGCTCTGGGATCATGCTGAGACTGGGGAGGATGAAGCCGAGAAGCCAGTGACTTCCTGCAAGCATGGCCGATCCACTGAGCCCACCTGGTTACCCCGTTGGTTTGTGTTACAAATGGGCACAAGCACTGGGAACTGTCGTCACTTTGGGAAGCAAACCCTTTGTGATGGCAATGGTGATTTTTTGGTGCGTCTGTTACCACTGAAAGGTCCTGAGCTCCAGTTTCTGGGCTGCTGCTGA